In Legionella spiritensis, the following proteins share a genomic window:
- a CDS encoding GGDEF domain-containing protein: MIDQQIKRKIVNTISSYEEKCDHLRIEINTLKSALSELLTLPTGVDDEVDRQLLNLQEDITTGKDPDNIQQRIIALVEMVKGLKRKPDSQPINIRRFIRQSTDLLQDMVVQLKDSQLLANMEQMFQDNPDDEQLMNRLVALLGQCNNVLAEKTTGYRQQNNEDNPRHDGKEIGPQDVVISRDVNQSLEKLLAHLAIPDELGKKLDELKAFLQGKITGELLPRVIDGLTELVIDAFSLEQNQFKIFLCDLTTQLHDFDNYLLSTNIRNKEARQNVTLLESGIQSNIKEIKKHVDNSTGIKELSGKIHQNLLTMGQRIQEYTKEEEKRFQDHENEVKALKEQLMEAERHAREIQNALSFQQVKLHQDSLTGLPNRAAYDESIFNAYQRWQRGFGELSLAIADIDHFKAINDNYGHLAGDKVLQKVASIFKNSVRETDFIARYGGEEFIFIFERTSQDNAKSLIETLRRKVEKCQFCYSNEKVDVTVSFGMTVLRPGEDLETLFIRADTAMYKAKRAGRNRVETL, translated from the coding sequence ATGATTGATCAGCAAATAAAGAGAAAAATTGTTAATACAATCAGTAGTTATGAAGAAAAATGCGACCATTTGCGAATTGAAATTAACACGCTTAAATCGGCCTTGAGTGAATTATTGACTTTGCCGACCGGCGTTGACGATGAGGTAGACAGGCAATTACTCAATCTTCAGGAAGATATTACGACCGGAAAGGATCCGGATAATATTCAACAACGGATCATAGCGCTGGTTGAAATGGTGAAGGGATTAAAACGGAAGCCGGACAGCCAGCCGATAAATATCCGGCGGTTTATCAGGCAAAGTACGGATTTGTTACAGGATATGGTGGTGCAGTTGAAAGACAGTCAACTCCTGGCGAACATGGAGCAGATGTTTCAGGACAACCCTGACGATGAGCAACTGATGAACAGGCTGGTCGCCTTGCTTGGACAATGCAACAATGTTCTGGCGGAAAAAACAACCGGTTACCGACAACAGAATAATGAGGATAACCCCCGGCACGATGGTAAGGAGATCGGGCCGCAGGACGTGGTCATCAGCCGGGATGTGAATCAGAGTCTGGAAAAATTACTGGCCCATCTTGCAATTCCGGACGAACTTGGTAAAAAGCTGGATGAACTCAAAGCCTTTCTGCAAGGAAAAATAACCGGAGAATTATTACCGCGTGTCATAGACGGGCTTACAGAACTGGTGATTGACGCGTTTAGTCTGGAACAGAATCAGTTCAAGATTTTTTTATGCGATTTAACAACGCAACTGCATGATTTTGATAATTATCTGCTCTCGACGAATATCAGGAACAAGGAAGCGAGGCAAAATGTAACGCTGCTGGAAAGCGGTATTCAATCCAATATCAAGGAAATCAAAAAGCATGTCGACAACTCAACCGGTATCAAGGAATTATCCGGAAAAATACATCAAAATTTGCTTACCATGGGGCAGCGTATTCAGGAATATACCAAAGAGGAAGAGAAACGGTTTCAAGATCATGAGAATGAAGTAAAAGCACTAAAGGAACAGTTAATGGAAGCCGAGCGGCACGCCCGGGAGATCCAGAACGCACTGTCCTTTCAGCAGGTCAAATTGCATCAGGACAGTTTAACCGGACTACCGAACAGGGCTGCCTATGATGAAAGTATATTCAACGCGTATCAGCGTTGGCAGCGAGGTTTTGGAGAGCTGTCTCTCGCTATTGCCGATATTGATCACTTCAAGGCCATCAATGATAATTATGGTCATCTGGCCGGCGACAAGGTGTTGCAAAAAGTGGCGTCTATTTTTAAAAATTCTGTCCGGGAAACGGATTTTATTGCTCGTTACGGTGGTGAGGAATTTATTTTCATTTTTGAACGAACCTCACAGGACAACGCCAAATCCCTGATCGAGACGTTGCGTCGTAAAGTGGAAAAATGTCAATTCTGTTATAGCAATGAAAAAGTTGATGTCACCGTGTCCTTTGGCATGACAGTCTTAAGGCCGGGTGAAGACCTGGAAACGTTGTTCATAAGAGCCGATACCGCCATGTATAAGGCCAAGCGGGCAGGGCGTAACCGTGTAGAAACGTTATGA